From one Peredibacter starrii genomic stretch:
- a CDS encoding proline--tRNA ligase, whose product MRLSQGYWQTLKETPNDAEVVSQQLMIRAGLIYKTGAGLYTLQPMAFKTYKKIENIVREELDKINCFEVLMPVITPAELWQESGRWDAMGGQMLKMKDRAERELCVSPTNEETVTDLFRRTVNSYKQLPVCLYHINTKFRDEIRPRFGLMRAREFIMKDGYSFHNDKDSLDKFYEEIYGAYENIFRRMGLEFIAVEADGGNMAAGGAKTHEFQVVADNGEDYVVTIPRTKFAANIEKAITVRKNIASAPAAELTKFATPNQKTCEEVCAAHGMPITQSLKSLVMHSVINGKDQFFMVMLLGDDSLNEVKFKNKVNAEHIRPAQQAELDRLGLVKGFMGPGTTAEGFKVIYDEAIDMNASYVVGANEPEHHMKGFVPARDTKPKHFRADMRLAKEGDYIGDDQIVLKKGIEVGHIFQLGDKYTKAMKVTVLNEQGKGVTPLMGCYGIGMTRVMAAAIEQNNDKDGIIWPASIAPYDVYLCFIGKTPETKALAEELNSSIKKAGLETLFDDRQLGPGQMFKDADLIGLPLRVTLGERDYLATGEIEVKIRKTGETLKVKKDDLVPTIKKKLEELGRWA is encoded by the coding sequence ATGCGACTGTCCCAAGGTTACTGGCAAACATTAAAAGAAACTCCAAACGATGCTGAAGTTGTTTCACAACAACTGATGATCCGTGCAGGTCTTATTTATAAGACTGGCGCTGGTCTTTATACGCTTCAGCCGATGGCATTCAAAACCTATAAAAAAATTGAAAACATCGTTCGCGAAGAGCTAGATAAGATCAACTGTTTTGAAGTTCTCATGCCGGTAATTACTCCTGCTGAACTTTGGCAAGAATCAGGTCGCTGGGACGCCATGGGCGGACAGATGCTCAAGATGAAGGACCGTGCAGAGCGTGAGCTTTGCGTGTCTCCGACAAACGAAGAAACGGTGACGGATCTTTTTCGCCGTACGGTGAATTCGTATAAGCAACTTCCAGTTTGCCTATATCACATCAATACAAAATTCCGTGATGAGATTCGTCCACGTTTTGGTCTTATGCGTGCTCGTGAATTCATTATGAAAGACGGTTACTCATTCCATAACGATAAAGACTCTTTGGATAAATTCTACGAAGAGATCTACGGCGCTTATGAAAACATTTTCCGTCGTATGGGTCTGGAATTTATTGCAGTTGAAGCTGACGGCGGTAACATGGCGGCGGGTGGAGCAAAGACCCACGAGTTTCAGGTTGTGGCCGATAACGGTGAGGACTATGTCGTCACTATTCCTCGTACAAAATTTGCCGCCAACATTGAGAAGGCCATTACAGTTCGTAAGAACATCGCCTCTGCTCCAGCAGCGGAACTGACAAAGTTCGCGACTCCAAACCAGAAGACCTGTGAAGAAGTATGTGCGGCCCACGGCATGCCAATTACTCAATCACTAAAATCTCTGGTTATGCACTCTGTGATCAACGGTAAAGACCAGTTCTTCATGGTGATGCTACTAGGTGATGATTCTCTTAACGAAGTTAAGTTTAAAAATAAAGTAAACGCTGAACACATTCGTCCAGCTCAGCAAGCTGAACTCGATCGTTTGGGCCTTGTGAAGGGCTTTATGGGTCCAGGAACAACTGCTGAAGGCTTCAAGGTAATTTATGATGAGGCGATCGATATGAACGCTTCATACGTTGTGGGCGCTAACGAGCCAGAACACCACATGAAGGGCTTCGTTCCAGCTCGTGATACTAAACCTAAGCACTTCCGCGCAGACATGCGTCTGGCGAAAGAGGGCGATTACATCGGTGACGATCAAATCGTACTTAAAAAAGGGATCGAAGTTGGTCACATCTTCCAACTTGGTGACAAGTACACGAAGGCAATGAAAGTAACGGTACTAAACGAGCAAGGTAAGGGAGTAACACCTCTTATGGGTTGTTATGGTATTGGTATGACTCGTGTGATGGCGGCGGCAATTGAGCAAAATAACGATAAAGACGGCATCATCTGGCCGGCCTCAATCGCTCCATACGACGTTTATCTTTGTTTCATTGGAAAAACTCCAGAGACTAAGGCCCTTGCTGAAGAACTCAATTCTTCCATCAAGAAAGCCGGTCTAGAGACGCTTTTCGATGATCGTCAGCTTGGCCCAGGTCAAATGTTCAAGGACGCCGATCTGATCGGTCTTCCACTTCGTGTGACTCTTGGTGAGAGAGATTATCTTGCTACTGGTGAAATCGAAGTGAAGATTCGTAAAACTGGTGAGACGCTAAAAGTGAAGAAAGATGATCTTGTTCCGACGATCAAGAAGAAGCTTGAAGAACTTGGCCGTTGGGCGTGA
- a CDS encoding nucleoside deaminase: protein MSTAENYLKMAIDLARKNVTNEHGRPFGAVIVKDGNVLATGVNEIGKTNDPTDHAELSAIRKASQILKSPRLDGCVVYASGNPCPMCLAAMYMTGIKEVYFAYSNQEGEQYGLSTAAVYKELMKPFSEQSMSIHHHPVKVEGELIYDVWKKMR, encoded by the coding sequence ATGAGTACAGCTGAGAATTACTTAAAAATGGCAATCGATTTAGCTCGGAAAAACGTGACGAATGAACACGGACGGCCTTTCGGTGCTGTGATTGTAAAAGATGGAAATGTTCTCGCAACTGGTGTGAATGAAATTGGTAAAACCAATGATCCCACTGATCACGCTGAGCTCTCTGCCATTCGGAAAGCGAGTCAGATTTTAAAATCTCCCCGACTTGATGGTTGTGTGGTTTATGCCAGTGGAAATCCTTGTCCCATGTGTCTTGCGGCGATGTATATGACAGGAATTAAGGAAGTTTATTTTGCTTACTCTAACCAAGAAGGTGAGCAGTACGGACTTTCAACTGCGGCCGTCTATAAAGAGCTCATGAAACCATTCTCGGAGCAGAGTATGAGTATTCATCATCATCCCGTGAAAGTAGAGGGAGAGTTGATTTACGACGTCTGGAAGAAAATGCGTTGA
- a CDS encoding GNAT family N-acetyltransferase: protein MITFRTATPTDADALNLLVNSAYRGDSSKKGWTTEADLLGGQRTDAEKILEMIQDPFSRIELAMENDQILGCVYLKQENETLYFGMLTVNPDMQAKGIGKLLLNHLETVARHLKCHTIRMTVISVRSELIAFYERRGYQFTGKTEPFPEKDPRFGLPKAKLLFHEFAKKLV, encoded by the coding sequence ATGATCACGTTTAGAACCGCCACCCCTACTGATGCCGATGCTTTGAACCTACTGGTTAACTCAGCTTACAGAGGAGATTCCTCGAAGAAAGGTTGGACCACCGAGGCAGATTTACTAGGTGGGCAGCGCACTGATGCAGAGAAAATTCTGGAGATGATCCAGGATCCATTTTCACGTATCGAACTTGCGATGGAAAATGATCAGATTCTCGGATGCGTGTATCTGAAACAAGAAAATGAAACTCTCTACTTTGGTATGCTAACAGTAAATCCTGATATGCAGGCCAAGGGGATTGGAAAACTACTTTTGAATCATCTCGAAACCGTCGCACGACATCTGAAATGCCATACTATTCGCATGACTGTGATCAGTGTGAGGTCTGAGCTCATCGCTTTTTACGAGCGACGTGGCTATCAATTTACGGGGAAAACAGAACCGTTTCCGGAAAAGGATCCGCGCTTTGGTCTACCCAAGGCCAAACTTCTCTTTCACGAATTCGCGAAGAAATTAGTGTGA
- the lpxC gene encoding UDP-3-O-acyl-N-acetylglucosamine deacetylase codes for MIYQRTLAKDVKVTGIGLHSGKKVTMKLIPQEADFGIQFVRTDISGSQPMKANALTVGTTENATTLGEGAGAVHTVEHLLGTLYGLGINNCLIEIDGPEVPIMDGSGASFVFLLKETGIKNLNKSKKFLVILDTVRVEKDGKWAQFDPHSNLMIDSTIVFAHPVIKTQRFDFEFSCESFIQDIARARTFGFARDVDMLKRKGLIKGGSLDNAIVLDDYKVMNPEGLRFNNEFVRHKILDTIGDVSLLGYEIAGKITTYKSGHNLHNMLCRKLLDTPSAYEIVSASALKAEVREAHKLPQFITVSH; via the coding sequence ATGATTTATCAACGAACGCTCGCGAAAGATGTGAAAGTAACTGGGATTGGACTTCATTCCGGTAAGAAAGTGACCATGAAGCTTATTCCTCAGGAAGCTGATTTCGGGATCCAGTTCGTGCGTACTGATATTTCAGGTTCTCAACCTATGAAAGCTAACGCATTGACAGTTGGTACAACTGAAAACGCAACTACACTCGGCGAAGGCGCTGGTGCTGTTCATACTGTAGAACACCTTCTTGGTACACTCTATGGTTTAGGTATTAATAACTGCTTAATCGAAATCGATGGCCCGGAAGTTCCAATTATGGATGGTTCTGGTGCTTCTTTCGTTTTCCTTCTTAAGGAAACAGGCATTAAGAACCTCAATAAATCAAAAAAATTCTTAGTGATTCTTGATACGGTAAGAGTAGAAAAAGATGGAAAGTGGGCCCAGTTTGATCCTCACTCAAATCTTATGATTGATTCAACAATCGTGTTCGCTCACCCGGTAATTAAGACTCAGCGTTTTGATTTTGAATTCTCATGTGAGTCTTTCATTCAAGATATCGCTCGTGCTCGTACCTTCGGTTTTGCACGTGATGTAGATATGCTTAAGCGTAAGGGCCTTATTAAAGGTGGTTCACTAGATAACGCCATCGTTCTCGATGATTATAAAGTGATGAATCCTGAGGGTCTTCGTTTTAACAATGAATTCGTTCGCCACAAAATCTTAGATACTATCGGAGACGTGAGTCTTCTTGGTTATGAGATCGCGGGTAAGATCACGACTTATAAGTCAGGTCACAACCTTCACAACATGCTTTGCCGCAAGCTTCTTGATACGCCTTCAGCTTATGAAATCGTATCGGCCTCTGCTCTTAAGGCAGAAGTTCGTGAAGCTCATAAGCTTCCGCAATTCATTACAGTTTCACACTAA
- the ruvB gene encoding Holliday junction branch migration DNA helicase RuvB, producing MADRIMDGETTRTEKEQEAQLRPQNFSEFIGQSKVVDNIDLMVKSALVRKTAMDHVLLSGPPGLGKTSLAMLIAKGLGSELHVVSGPAIEKKGDLAAVMTNLKPRDVLFIDEIHRMHITVEEILYSAMEDFRLDILIGQGASARTMQIDLAQFTLIGATTRSGLLSNPLRDRFTAHLNFDYYEPEMLAIIILNNARKMGITLAEDAKMQIARRSRGTPRIANRILRRVRDFALVNGTHTVGIKEVKAALSLLDIDDLGLDSMDRKILSVMKNYYQGGPVGIDALSATLGEDKQTIEEVYEPYLLKQGLILRTPRGRLLSEIAIQHIS from the coding sequence ATGGCGGATAGAATTATGGATGGCGAAACCACTCGCACTGAAAAAGAGCAAGAGGCGCAACTCCGTCCCCAGAATTTCTCTGAATTTATTGGCCAATCAAAAGTCGTGGATAACATCGACCTTATGGTGAAGTCGGCCCTCGTTCGTAAAACAGCGATGGATCACGTGCTTCTTTCTGGACCTCCAGGTCTGGGAAAAACCTCTCTGGCGATGCTGATTGCAAAGGGTCTTGGTTCTGAACTTCATGTGGTTTCAGGTCCCGCAATTGAGAAGAAAGGTGACCTCGCGGCGGTGATGACGAACTTAAAACCTCGCGATGTGCTTTTCATTGATGAGATTCACCGTATGCACATTACAGTGGAAGAAATTCTTTATTCTGCGATGGAAGATTTCCGTCTGGATATCTTAATTGGCCAGGGTGCCTCTGCCCGAACCATGCAAATTGATCTCGCTCAATTTACATTGATCGGGGCGACGACTCGTTCGGGCCTTCTTTCAAATCCTCTGCGCGATCGTTTTACCGCTCACTTAAACTTTGATTATTACGAGCCAGAAATGCTCGCGATCATCATCTTAAATAATGCCCGCAAGATGGGCATCACTTTGGCGGAAGACGCGAAAATGCAAATCGCTCGTCGCTCTCGTGGAACTCCTCGTATTGCGAACCGAATTCTTCGTCGTGTGCGTGACTTCGCTTTGGTAAATGGCACTCATACCGTGGGAATTAAAGAGGTGAAGGCCGCTTTAAGTCTCCTTGATATCGATGACCTCGGACTCGACTCTATGGACCGCAAAATCCTCTCAGTGATGAAAAATTACTATCAGGGTGGGCCAGTCGGAATCGACGCTCTGTCAGCAACGCTTGGTGAGGATAAACAAACCATCGAAGAAGTCTATGAACCGTACCTATTAAAGCAAGGACTTATCCTTCGTACGCCTAGAGGACGATTATTGTCGGAAATAGCGATTCAACATATTTCCTAG
- the ruvA gene encoding Holliday junction branch migration protein RuvA, with protein sequence MIGYISGTVVYSDSQKSVLLTASGVGYEIHTSTPMVPNRDTALFISHIIREQSQDLYGFETAEDKKFFEMLLDVNGIGPKSAYSLISHLGVQQIISSITLENVDVLKSAPGVGKKSAEQIVLSLKDKIAKLEIGFAVKENPVKAGVKTKKENQVDAHLVKETLAACQGLGFKDQDVLPMIQRHLQEGSVKKPEDLVKMILKELR encoded by the coding sequence ATGATTGGATATATTTCAGGCACAGTTGTTTATTCTGATTCTCAAAAATCAGTGCTACTAACTGCCTCGGGTGTGGGTTACGAAATTCATACATCAACGCCGATGGTTCCTAATCGTGATACGGCCCTTTTTATCTCACACATCATTCGTGAACAATCTCAGGATTTGTACGGATTTGAGACCGCTGAAGATAAAAAGTTTTTTGAAATGCTTCTCGATGTAAATGGAATTGGGCCAAAGTCCGCTTATTCCCTAATTTCTCACTTAGGCGTTCAGCAAATTATTTCATCGATCACTCTTGAGAACGTCGATGTGCTAAAATCTGCACCGGGTGTAGGAAAGAAAAGTGCGGAACAAATCGTCCTTTCACTTAAAGATAAAATCGCAAAACTTGAAATTGGTTTTGCGGTAAAAGAAAATCCGGTGAAAGCAGGGGTGAAGACGAAAAAAGAAAATCAAGTGGACGCCCACTTGGTGAAAGAAACTCTCGCCGCATGTCAGGGTCTGGGCTTCAAGGATCAGGACGTCCTTCCTATGATTCAACGTCACCTTCAAGAAGGTAGCGTGAAGAAACCGGAAGACCTGGTGAAAATGATTTTAAAGGAACTTAGGTAA
- the ruvC gene encoding crossover junction endodeoxyribonuclease RuvC — protein sequence MIVLAIDPGSVTAGYALLQKEGRKINYIASGILKFDKGDEFLHRVKDIYDQTMGLMEKYSPDEIALESLIFVKSPSALIKLAQSRGTMLAALSQTHHQKIYEYSPNLVKSTVAGHGHADKEGIQKVLAQILGITNFKTHDESDAVAIALCHLLNRGTTMVVAPEKPKKTKKMGNGLASALAHKIKEPAV from the coding sequence TTGATTGTACTCGCCATTGACCCAGGATCTGTGACAGCTGGTTACGCTCTTTTGCAAAAAGAGGGTCGTAAGATTAACTATATTGCTTCCGGCATTCTGAAGTTCGATAAGGGCGATGAATTTTTGCACAGGGTAAAAGACATCTACGATCAGACCATGGGTCTCATGGAAAAGTATTCGCCGGATGAAATTGCACTCGAGTCTTTGATTTTCGTCAAAAGCCCATCTGCCCTGATTAAGCTCGCTCAATCTCGTGGCACGATGCTCGCGGCGCTTTCGCAAACTCATCATCAAAAAATTTATGAATACTCACCAAACCTGGTGAAGTCTACGGTCGCGGGCCACGGTCACGCCGATAAAGAAGGTATTCAAAAAGTTCTCGCGCAGATTTTAGGTATCACGAATTTTAAAACTCACGATGAAAGTGATGCTGTAGCAATCGCGCTTTGCCATTTATTAAATCGTGGAACTACTATGGTAGTCGCTCCCGAAAAACCGAAGAAAACAAAAAAGATGGGGAACGGACTTGCTTCTGCTCTCGCTCATAAAATTAAGGAACCGGCAGTATGA
- a CDS encoding bifunctional 5,10-methylenetetrahydrofolate dehydrogenase/5,10-methenyltetrahydrofolate cyclohydrolase has translation MTARILAAAPVVEQIKKDLIQRCESLKQQGHTPSMCVVLVGNNPASMSYIRNKKKMCEEIGAQFRLEHLDETISADEFLKKMETLNNDPSINGIIIQLPVSDELKNLALPNLVKPSKDIDGFHGMNTQNLYLGSTDLSLLLPCTPKGIVNLLKFYQVELKGKNVVVVGRSLIVGKPLSMLLSNFDATVTMAHSQTKNLRDLTRQADIVISAIGKAHFFDRSYFAPEKHTIVVDVGMNSLGGKLTGDVDQHDVMDVVRAITPVPGGVGPMTVVSLIQNLISATENQLKG, from the coding sequence ATGACTGCAAGAATTCTTGCCGCCGCACCAGTGGTGGAACAAATTAAAAAAGACCTCATTCAAAGATGCGAGTCCTTAAAACAACAAGGGCATACGCCATCCATGTGCGTGGTTTTGGTTGGAAACAATCCGGCCAGTATGAGTTACATCCGCAATAAGAAAAAAATGTGCGAAGAAATTGGTGCTCAATTTCGTCTTGAGCATTTAGACGAAACCATTTCGGCGGACGAGTTTCTAAAAAAGATGGAAACTCTGAACAATGATCCGAGTATTAACGGCATCATTATTCAACTTCCAGTAAGTGATGAACTAAAAAATTTAGCGCTTCCTAATTTAGTGAAACCTTCAAAAGACATTGATGGCTTTCACGGCATGAATACTCAGAACTTGTATCTGGGCTCAACTGATCTCTCCCTCCTTCTTCCATGTACCCCGAAAGGGATCGTGAATCTTTTAAAGTTTTACCAGGTGGAACTTAAAGGGAAGAACGTGGTGGTAGTGGGACGCAGCTTGATTGTGGGTAAACCACTTTCAATGCTTCTATCTAACTTCGATGCCACTGTGACCATGGCCCACTCTCAAACTAAAAATCTAAGAGACCTGACTCGTCAGGCGGACATTGTGATCTCAGCGATTGGAAAAGCTCATTTCTTCGATCGCTCTTACTTTGCTCCTGAAAAACATACAATCGTTGTAGACGTAGGTATGAATTCCCTTGGTGGAAAACTTACTGGTGACGTTGATCAGCACGATGTGATGGATGTTGTTCGTGCCATTACACCGGTTCCAGGTGGCGTGGGCCCGATGACGGTAGTGAGCCTTATTCAAAATTTAATTTCTGCGACTGAAAATCAATTGAAAGGATAA
- the gcvT gene encoding glycine cleavage system aminomethyltransferase GcvT, producing MTTLKTYLYDEHVKLGGKIVPFAGWDMPVQYSSVKDEVLAVRNNVGVFDVSHMGEFFVEGEDAEAFVDGLVTNDIQNAPMGKAIYSPLCRENGTVIDDLIVYKLAPGHVLVCVNAGNIDKDFAWFKSKHTGFKCNLTNRSNDYSLLAIQGPKAFEILKPLLKDLPEIEYYSVHETAFENNPVIVARTGYTGEDGFEVFGTHEGTKALWQKLMSVGVTPCGLAARDVLRLEVCYPLYGHELNDEVNPYDAGLGWTVKGAKTNFIGKEALAPKKANYKLVKLILEKGIPREGYPVLNSKNEPIGVITSGTMSVVLNKGIAFARIQIDKAPSDEVFMVDIRQKPYPAQLTKKPFVTGGHK from the coding sequence ATGACAACTTTAAAGACATATCTTTACGATGAACACGTAAAGCTTGGGGGGAAGATCGTTCCTTTCGCTGGCTGGGACATGCCGGTTCAGTACTCATCAGTAAAAGATGAAGTTCTTGCGGTAAGAAATAACGTTGGGGTTTTCGACGTAAGCCACATGGGTGAGTTTTTTGTTGAAGGTGAAGACGCTGAAGCTTTCGTCGATGGACTTGTAACTAATGACATTCAAAACGCACCAATGGGTAAGGCCATTTACTCTCCACTTTGTCGCGAAAACGGCACAGTGATTGATGACCTTATCGTTTACAAACTTGCTCCAGGTCACGTTCTTGTATGTGTGAATGCCGGCAACATCGATAAAGACTTTGCTTGGTTTAAATCTAAGCACACTGGTTTTAAGTGTAACCTGACAAACCGCTCAAATGATTACTCGCTTCTGGCGATTCAAGGTCCGAAAGCTTTCGAAATTTTAAAACCACTTCTTAAAGATCTTCCGGAAATTGAGTACTACTCAGTTCATGAGACTGCTTTCGAAAATAATCCAGTGATCGTGGCCCGTACTGGTTATACCGGTGAAGACGGGTTCGAAGTTTTCGGAACTCATGAAGGCACGAAAGCTCTTTGGCAAAAACTTATGAGCGTTGGTGTAACTCCTTGTGGTCTTGCTGCTCGTGACGTTCTTCGCCTGGAAGTTTGTTACCCGCTTTATGGCCATGAACTTAATGATGAAGTGAATCCTTATGATGCAGGTCTTGGCTGGACAGTTAAGGGTGCAAAAACAAATTTTATTGGCAAAGAGGCACTCGCGCCTAAAAAGGCCAATTATAAGCTGGTAAAACTCATCCTTGAGAAAGGTATTCCTCGTGAAGGTTACCCAGTTTTAAACTCAAAAAATGAACCAATTGGAGTTATTACCAGCGGGACCATGTCAGTGGTTCTGAATAAAGGTATCGCTTTTGCTCGCATTCAAATTGATAAAGCACCAAGCGATGAAGTATTCATGGTAGATATCAGGCAGAAGCCTTATCCAGCGCAATTAACGAAAAAACCGTTTGTAACCGGAGGACATAAATAA
- the gcvH gene encoding glycine cleavage system protein GcvH, which yields MATNIPANLKYTKEHEWALVEGDTVTVGITDFAQSALGDIVFLEVPAVGTDLKIGSTFGVVESIKSVSDLYAPITGEVVGKNTDLEGSPEKINEDAYGSWLIKVKVKDASELNNLLTAEQYQEFCNSSH from the coding sequence ATGGCTACGAATATCCCTGCAAATTTGAAATACACAAAAGAACACGAGTGGGCACTTGTTGAAGGTGACACAGTAACTGTTGGTATTACTGATTTCGCTCAGTCAGCTCTTGGTGACATCGTTTTCCTTGAAGTTCCAGCAGTTGGAACTGATCTCAAAATCGGATCTACTTTTGGTGTTGTTGAATCAATCAAATCAGTGAGTGATCTTTACGCTCCAATCACTGGTGAAGTTGTAGGTAAAAACACTGATCTAGAAGGCTCTCCTGAGAAAATCAACGAAGACGCTTACGGATCGTGGCTTATCAAAGTCAAGGTTAAAGACGCTTCTGAACTGAACAATTTGCTAACAGCAGAGCAGTATCAAGAGTTTTGTAACAGCTCTCATTAA
- a CDS encoding energy transducer TonB family protein yields MHSLSKQQRTFFYLFSGVLFLHLAFMLIKFRDDFAKVTFKPEPEVIKLTFLPETAAPATAVPQASKLVQKKQIVQSEDSANNKRPKDSAFLSDKDRTFDRQTIAKKVDIFKNTGLGDSKVTRAAEKTPEVNKQANTKPRKDVKLSDLGLGMAEPLQEIKRAPASESKAGMKSGDASTVGFSATNDYVQEVGLGDFTHLNTTEYKFYGFFHRIRQKLEQFWGKSIAEKANNIFRSGRSLASEDYITSLQITLNAKGEIVNVKILGASGVKELDDAAIESFNQAGPFPNPPQDLLVNGKAVIEWGFVVKG; encoded by the coding sequence ATGCATTCCCTCTCTAAGCAACAACGCACATTCTTTTATCTCTTCAGTGGAGTATTGTTTCTCCACTTGGCGTTTATGTTGATCAAGTTTAGAGATGATTTTGCTAAGGTCACTTTCAAGCCTGAACCGGAAGTTATCAAACTCACTTTCCTACCTGAAACCGCCGCTCCAGCAACGGCTGTTCCTCAGGCCTCAAAGCTCGTTCAGAAAAAACAAATCGTTCAATCAGAAGATTCGGCCAATAACAAGAGGCCCAAAGACTCGGCCTTCCTAAGTGACAAAGATAGAACCTTTGATCGTCAGACGATCGCTAAGAAGGTTGATATTTTTAAGAACACGGGACTAGGTGATTCAAAGGTTACTCGTGCCGCAGAGAAAACTCCGGAAGTTAATAAACAGGCCAATACTAAACCTCGCAAAGATGTGAAGCTTTCTGATCTAGGTCTAGGTATGGCGGAACCACTTCAGGAAATTAAGCGAGCGCCGGCCAGTGAATCAAAAGCTGGAATGAAAAGTGGTGATGCTTCAACGGTTGGTTTCTCAGCGACCAATGATTACGTCCAAGAAGTTGGTCTGGGTGACTTTACTCATCTCAATACCACTGAATATAAATTCTATGGATTCTTCCACCGCATTCGCCAGAAGCTAGAACAATTCTGGGGCAAAAGTATTGCGGAGAAGGCGAATAATATCTTCCGCTCAGGTAGATCTCTGGCCTCAGAGGACTACATTACATCTCTTCAAATCACCTTGAATGCAAAAGGTGAAATCGTAAATGTGAAGATACTTGGTGCTTCAGGTGTAAAAGAACTGGATGACGCCGCCATTGAATCTTTTAATCAAGCGGGACCTTTCCCGAATCCGCCACAAGATCTTCTTGTAAATGGCAAGGCGGTCATTGAATGGGGTTTTGTCGTTAAAGGCTAG